In Actinomadura citrea, a single window of DNA contains:
- a CDS encoding endonuclease/exonuclease/phosphatase: protein MHGLRWLPVAVTAALSVALLPASAAQAAPRVVRIHNIQGAAHISPLNGFAVARVPGVVTAVTANGFWMQDPRPDRSAATSEGVFVFTRDRPRAAVGDAVRVDGRVSEFRPGGGASGGLTRTEIDATATTVDAHGKPPPALVLGAGGLRPPGVVDHGLGNVERGGAFDTRRDALDFYEALEGMRIELRDAVAAGPSRDGELPVLPSGGAGAKPRTARGGVLLRDGDANPERVILDDALAPLPGMDVGDRLPGANAGVLDYSYGDYKLLLTATPRRAAGGLAREATRAQRPGELAVATAGLAGLNPDAPAARFDAAARDIVDGLRSPDLVAVSGLGDNSGADDDGTVADDQSVAQLITAISAAGGPAYDWRSVDPRDNADGGRKGANDRVGFLFRTDRGLSFVDRPSLADPVPDDPPARPDPAVTPVRAVPRGGAAGLTLSPGRIAPGDAAWAGARKPIAGELTWRGRRIIVVANQWFPRTGDDQPLFGRSQPPSQPTQWRRDAQARVVAGFVNSVRKVDARARVIVAGDLGDRGTSAPVRTLAQGAGLVDLPAELPAGDRYTAVTAGNAEDLDHILLSPSLRRNRHEFDVVHRSAEFADRAGDRDPTVVRIAVTGR, encoded by the coding sequence GTGCACGGTCTGCGGTGGCTCCCGGTCGCGGTCACGGCGGCGCTCTCGGTCGCCCTTCTCCCGGCCTCGGCGGCGCAGGCCGCGCCTCGGGTCGTCCGGATTCACAACATCCAGGGCGCGGCGCACATCTCGCCCCTGAACGGGTTCGCGGTCGCCCGGGTCCCGGGCGTCGTGACGGCGGTGACCGCCAACGGCTTCTGGATGCAGGACCCGCGTCCCGACAGGAGCGCCGCGACGTCCGAGGGCGTCTTCGTCTTCACCCGCGACCGGCCGCGGGCGGCGGTCGGCGACGCGGTCCGGGTGGACGGCAGGGTCAGCGAGTTCCGGCCGGGCGGCGGCGCCTCCGGCGGGCTGACCCGGACGGAGATCGACGCCACCGCGACCACGGTCGACGCGCACGGGAAGCCGCCGCCCGCCCTGGTGCTCGGCGCGGGCGGGCTCAGGCCGCCGGGCGTGGTCGACCACGGGCTGGGGAACGTGGAGCGCGGCGGCGCGTTCGACACCCGCCGTGACGCCCTGGACTTCTACGAGGCCCTCGAAGGCATGCGGATCGAGCTCCGCGACGCCGTCGCGGCCGGGCCGTCCCGCGACGGCGAGCTGCCCGTGCTGCCCTCCGGGGGCGCCGGCGCCAAGCCGCGGACGGCGCGCGGCGGCGTCCTGCTGCGCGACGGCGACGCCAACCCGGAGCGGGTCATCCTCGACGACGCGCTCGCCCCGCTGCCCGGCATGGACGTCGGCGACCGGCTGCCCGGCGCGAACGCCGGGGTCCTCGACTACTCCTACGGCGACTACAAGCTGCTGCTCACCGCGACGCCGCGGCGCGCCGCCGGCGGGCTCGCCCGCGAGGCGACCCGGGCGCAGCGCCCCGGCGAACTCGCCGTCGCCACCGCCGGGCTGGCCGGGCTGAACCCCGACGCCCCGGCCGCGCGGTTCGACGCCGCGGCGCGCGACATCGTGGACGGCCTGCGCTCCCCCGACCTCGTCGCGGTGAGCGGCCTCGGCGACAACAGCGGCGCCGACGACGACGGCACCGTCGCCGACGACCAGAGCGTCGCGCAGCTGATCACGGCGATCAGCGCGGCGGGCGGCCCCGCCTACGACTGGCGCTCGGTCGACCCGCGCGACAACGCCGACGGCGGGCGCAAGGGCGCCAACGACCGGGTGGGGTTCCTGTTCCGCACCGACCGCGGGCTCTCGTTCGTCGACCGCCCGTCGCTGGCCGACCCCGTCCCCGACGATCCGCCCGCGCGGCCCGACCCGGCGGTCACGCCGGTCAGGGCCGTCCCGCGCGGCGGCGCGGCGGGGCTCACGCTGAGCCCCGGCCGGATCGCGCCGGGCGACGCCGCGTGGGCCGGCGCCCGCAAGCCGATCGCCGGGGAGCTGACCTGGCGGGGCCGCCGCATCATCGTCGTCGCGAACCAGTGGTTCCCCCGCACCGGCGACGACCAGCCGCTGTTCGGGCGCAGCCAGCCGCCGTCCCAGCCCACCCAGTGGCGCCGGGACGCGCAGGCCCGCGTGGTCGCGGGCTTCGTGAACTCCGTCCGGAAGGTGGACGCGCGGGCCCGCGTGATCGTGGCGGGCGACCTCGGCGACCGCGGGACCTCCGCCCCCGTCCGCACCCTCGCCCAGGGCGCGGGTCTCGTCGACCTTCCCGCGGAGCTGCCCGCGGGCGACCGCTACACGGCGGTGACCGCCGGCAACGCCGAGGATCTCGACCACATCCTGCTGAGCCCGTCGCTGCGCCGGAACCGGCACGAGTTCGACGTGGTGCACCGCAGCGCGGAGTTCGCCGACCGCGCGGGCGACCGCGACCCCACGGTCGTCCGCATTGCGGTGACCGGCCGGTAG
- a CDS encoding class I SAM-dependent methyltransferase — protein MLTVDFQRFRVSPGDRVLDMGCGAGRHAFELYRRGAHVVAFDQDAGELSGVDKMFGAMRLEGQVPEDATAETVQGDALDLPFPDDHFDAIVASEVLEHIPDDMRAMRELLRVLRPGGRLAVTVPSWLPERVCWALSEDYHTAPGGHVRIYTRAELEAKLKSVGFRVGGHHHAHGLHAPYWWIKCAVGVDNDGNPLAKAYHQILVWDIMKRPLATRLAERVMNPLIGKSVVVYFAKPAAPDAPAAPARETADAV, from the coding sequence CGGCACGCCTTCGAGCTGTACCGGCGGGGTGCGCACGTCGTGGCCTTCGACCAGGATGCCGGTGAGCTGTCCGGCGTCGACAAGATGTTCGGGGCGATGCGCCTCGAAGGCCAGGTGCCCGAGGACGCGACCGCCGAGACCGTGCAGGGCGACGCGCTGGACCTGCCGTTCCCCGACGACCACTTCGACGCGATCGTCGCGTCGGAGGTGCTGGAGCACATCCCCGACGACATGCGGGCGATGCGCGAGCTGCTGCGCGTCCTCAGGCCGGGCGGCAGGCTAGCGGTGACGGTGCCGAGCTGGCTGCCCGAGCGGGTCTGCTGGGCCCTGTCCGAGGACTACCACACCGCCCCCGGCGGGCACGTGCGGATCTACACCCGCGCCGAGCTGGAGGCCAAGCTGAAGTCGGTCGGCTTCCGGGTCGGCGGCCACCACCACGCGCACGGGCTGCACGCCCCCTACTGGTGGATCAAGTGCGCGGTGGGCGTGGACAACGACGGCAACCCGCTCGCCAAGGCCTACCACCAGATCCTCGTCTGGGACATCATGAAGCGGCCGCTCGCCACCCGGCTGGCCGAGCGCGTCATGAACCCGCTGATCGGCAAGAGCGTCGTCGTCTACTTCGCCAAGCCCGCCGCACCGGACGCGCCGGCGGCCCCGGCCAGGGAGACGGCGGATGCGGTCTGA
- a CDS encoding Zn-dependent alcohol dehydrogenase, protein MARAAVLHAVGDKELDLRDDVSTIDPGPDQVKVQIKATGVCHSDLSTMTGVLPSAMPTVIGHEGAGVVAEVGERVTGVRPGDHVVVNWTPDCGECGECLRGEPYLCMTYLAQSFSTPGFTLGDGSPAFGMAGTGTWAEEIVLPRRGVIKIAEDIPFEYAALLGCGIPTGVGAVINTAKVTPGSKVAVVGAGGVGLSVIQGAKIAGASTILAIDPNEAKHPIAKQFGATHTATLEDLEQTKGLLTGGAGFDYTFEVVGKSAAITTAWNTTRRGGDVIVVGAGAADDDWSQTAFALLFDGKSLKPSLYGGCDLKRDIPLFVDLWRAGKLDIDSLITRRIAFEDLNDAVRALTNGEVIRQVVVFD, encoded by the coding sequence ATGGCACGCGCCGCGGTACTGCATGCGGTCGGCGACAAGGAACTCGACCTGCGCGACGACGTCTCGACGATCGATCCGGGTCCCGACCAGGTCAAGGTCCAGATCAAGGCGACCGGGGTCTGCCATTCGGACCTGTCCACCATGACCGGCGTGCTGCCGTCCGCGATGCCGACGGTCATCGGCCACGAGGGCGCCGGGGTCGTGGCGGAGGTCGGCGAGCGGGTGACCGGCGTCCGGCCGGGCGACCACGTCGTCGTCAACTGGACGCCCGACTGCGGCGAGTGCGGCGAGTGCCTGCGCGGCGAGCCCTACCTGTGCATGACCTACCTTGCGCAGTCGTTCTCCACGCCCGGGTTCACCCTCGGCGACGGCAGCCCCGCGTTCGGCATGGCGGGCACCGGCACCTGGGCGGAGGAGATCGTGCTCCCCCGCCGCGGTGTGATCAAGATCGCGGAGGACATCCCGTTCGAGTACGCGGCCCTGCTCGGCTGCGGCATCCCCACCGGCGTCGGCGCCGTGATCAACACGGCGAAGGTCACGCCGGGCTCCAAGGTCGCGGTGGTCGGCGCGGGCGGCGTCGGGCTCTCCGTCATTCAGGGCGCCAAGATCGCGGGCGCGTCGACCATCCTGGCGATCGACCCGAACGAGGCCAAGCACCCCATCGCCAAGCAGTTCGGCGCGACCCACACCGCGACGCTGGAGGACCTGGAGCAGACCAAGGGGCTCCTCACCGGCGGCGCGGGCTTCGACTACACCTTCGAGGTCGTCGGCAAGTCCGCGGCGATCACCACGGCGTGGAACACGACCCGGCGCGGCGGCGACGTCATCGTCGTGGGCGCCGGCGCCGCCGACGACGACTGGAGCCAGACGGCGTTCGCGCTGCTGTTCGACGGCAAGAGCCTGAAGCCGTCCCTGTACGGCGGCTGCGACCTCAAGCGCGACATCCCGCTGTTCGTCGACCTGTGGCGCGCCGGGAAGCTCGACATCGACAGCCTCATCACCCGCCGGATCGCCTTCGAGGACCTGAACGACGCCGTCCGCGCCCTCACCAACGGCGAAGTCATCCGCCAGGTCGTCGTGTTCGATTAG
- a CDS encoding ferredoxin, whose product MRVRVDPLVCEANAVCVGLAPEVFDLDDDDELRILRPDVPPEEQDRVRHAVRSCPKAALTLEE is encoded by the coding sequence ATGAGAGTACGAGTCGACCCTCTGGTGTGCGAGGCGAACGCCGTGTGCGTCGGGCTCGCCCCCGAGGTCTTCGACCTCGACGACGATGACGAGCTGCGGATCCTGCGGCCGGACGTCCCGCCCGAGGAGCAGGACCGCGTCCGCCACGCGGTGCGGTCGTGCCCGAAGGCCGCGCTGACGCTGGAGGAGTAG
- a CDS encoding class I SAM-dependent methyltransferase, with amino-acid sequence MPAELLRAARGARGFMPDAEGLALYETGLEYGGRLAGTGPMLEVGTYCGKSAVYLGAAARQAGTVLVTVDHHHGSEENQAGWEHHDPSLVDPCTGRMDTLPKFRATIAAAGLEDEVVAVVGQSRTVSAFWRTPLALLFIDGGHAEEHAQGDYEGWAPHVAVGGALVIHDVFPDPRDGGRPPYHVYLRALASGAFEERRAEGSLRVLERVGDADPLSPA; translated from the coding sequence ATGCCCGCCGAGCTGCTGCGCGCCGCGCGCGGCGCCAGGGGCTTCATGCCGGACGCCGAGGGCCTCGCGCTGTACGAGACGGGCCTGGAGTACGGCGGCCGCCTGGCCGGGACAGGGCCCATGCTGGAGGTCGGCACCTACTGCGGCAAGTCCGCCGTGTACCTGGGGGCCGCCGCCAGGCAGGCGGGCACGGTCCTGGTCACCGTCGACCACCACCACGGCTCGGAGGAGAACCAGGCGGGCTGGGAGCACCACGACCCGTCCCTGGTCGACCCGTGCACCGGCCGGATGGACACCCTGCCCAAGTTCCGCGCGACGATCGCCGCCGCCGGGCTGGAGGACGAGGTCGTCGCCGTCGTCGGGCAGTCCCGCACCGTCTCGGCGTTCTGGCGGACGCCGCTGGCGCTGCTGTTCATCGACGGCGGCCACGCCGAGGAGCACGCGCAGGGCGACTACGAGGGGTGGGCGCCGCACGTCGCCGTCGGCGGGGCCCTGGTGATCCACGACGTCTTCCCCGACCCCCGGGACGGCGGGCGGCCGCCGTACCACGTCTACCTGCGGGCGCTGGCGAGCGGCGCCTTCGAGGAGCGCCGGGCGGAGGGCTCGCTGCGCGTCCTGGAACGCGTCGGCGACGCCGACCCGCTCTCGCCCGCCTGA
- a CDS encoding prenyltransferase, producing the protein MRSETAPPSVPGVLTAGDVVATARSIAAQQEASGAIPWFSPTHGVPGHVDAWNHVEAAMALSVAGLGAEARRAYEWLRGVQRPDGSWPAKWVLGEVTEPGGESNHAAYVAVGVWHELLTTGDEDFARHMWPAVRRAIDFTLGLQTGRGEIIWIRHESGEPSDHALLTGCSSIYQSLRCAVALAERLGEHQPDWELAADQLGHVVAAHPEAFADKSRWSMDWYYPVLGGPVRGADAARRFEEAWDTFVVPGLGCRCVSDQPWVTAAESCELVLALDAAGDRDRALELFTTIQHLRHEDGSYWTGWQFENERHFPGDRSTYTAAAVVLAADALADASPGSRLFKEIAGRPLGPSEASDPLACGCALVAAANRA; encoded by the coding sequence ATGCGGTCTGAGACCGCCCCGCCCTCGGTTCCCGGAGTCCTGACGGCCGGCGACGTCGTCGCCACGGCGCGGAGCATCGCTGCGCAGCAGGAGGCCTCCGGCGCGATCCCGTGGTTCTCGCCGACGCACGGCGTCCCCGGCCACGTGGACGCCTGGAACCACGTCGAGGCGGCCATGGCCCTGTCGGTCGCCGGGCTCGGCGCCGAGGCCAGGCGGGCCTACGAGTGGCTGCGCGGCGTCCAGCGCCCGGACGGGTCGTGGCCCGCGAAATGGGTGCTGGGCGAGGTCACCGAGCCGGGCGGGGAGTCCAACCACGCCGCCTACGTCGCGGTGGGCGTCTGGCACGAGCTGCTGACGACCGGCGACGAGGACTTCGCCCGGCACATGTGGCCGGCGGTCCGGCGGGCGATCGACTTCACGCTCGGGCTGCAGACCGGGCGCGGCGAGATCATCTGGATCCGGCACGAGAGCGGCGAGCCGTCCGACCACGCGCTGCTGACCGGCTGCTCGTCGATCTACCAGTCGCTGCGCTGCGCGGTCGCGCTGGCCGAGCGGCTCGGCGAGCACCAGCCGGACTGGGAGCTCGCCGCCGACCAGCTCGGGCACGTGGTGGCCGCGCATCCGGAGGCGTTCGCCGACAAGAGCCGCTGGTCGATGGACTGGTACTACCCGGTGCTCGGCGGCCCCGTGCGCGGCGCGGACGCGGCACGCCGCTTCGAGGAGGCCTGGGACACCTTCGTGGTGCCGGGCCTCGGCTGCCGCTGCGTCTCCGACCAGCCGTGGGTGACGGCGGCGGAGAGCTGCGAGCTGGTGCTGGCGCTGGACGCCGCGGGCGACCGCGACCGCGCGCTGGAGCTGTTCACCACCATCCAGCACCTCCGGCACGAGGACGGCTCGTACTGGACGGGCTGGCAGTTCGAGAACGAGCGGCACTTCCCCGGGGACCGTTCCACCTACACGGCGGCGGCGGTGGTCCTGGCGGCGGACGCGCTGGCGGACGCCTCCCCCGGCTCCCGGCTCTTCAAGGAGATCGCGGGACGGCCGCTCGGACCGTCCGAGGCGTCCGACCCGCTGGCGTGCGGCTGCGCGCTCGTCGCGGCCGCCAACCGCGCCTGA